In the Castor canadensis chromosome 1, mCasCan1.hap1v2, whole genome shotgun sequence genome, ttttccccataGCACCTGGCTATCTGCAGATTTTCATTCTATAAACTGAAATTGAAAATAGcaatttttcaatgaaatataCTTTATTCAATGGTAAATGAGTTTGATCAAACTCCACTTACTACACAAGTTATTGTATCTCTTGGGGATATATATTTGTTAGCATGATACTGAAATGAGTTAAGCAACAGCCCTAATTTCTCCCTGCTGTGCAAATATATTTTACACTAAAAAGTGATAGAACAAACATTGTTTGTCTGGATTAAAAAACATATGCAAACTATATATTCTTTGAAACTAAGTGCAAAGTATGCAACCTTTAAGAGGGGAAATGTCTATGAGCAGTAGAGTATTTAACATCTTTGAGAGCCTTTATAAACATGTTAAGATAAAAATTAGCATGCACATTATATCTTTCTGAGTTTTTAATAAATACATCTGGGTaacatatttggaaatatttttctgagaaattaAACTGCAGTGTTTACAGTTTTAAGCTGCCATTAATATAGCTTCCAATTAAGTAAAAAAGTCAACTTAAGATTCTACATCATATTTCTCTTTACATCATATTTTCCATATTGAAATTCAAAGTCTTTACATTTTAAGTAGTAGTTAATATTTTGATATGGCTATGGGGATTATGAGAGAAGTGATATTTTCTCTAAGATTTCTAAAACAATCTGGAAATGTGGTACAGTACCTAAGTCATTTATGAGTTCATAtatataaatggataaataaatgagagTGTGAAGTATTAAGTCCGTATGTCATTTTGACTAATCTGAATAGAAACTTTCAAAATGTTGTGACCTAACTCTCTCCTTCCTGAACTCCTCAGGATCTGGTGTATAAGGACCCAGCCAGGCCCAACACCCAGAAGACATGCACCTTCAAGGAGCTGGTGTACGAGACTGTGAGACTGCCCGGCTGTGCTCACCATGCAGACTCCCTGTACACATACCCAGTGGCCACCGAATGTCACTGTGGCAAGTGTGATAGTTACAGCACTGACTGTACTGTGCGAGGCCTGGGGCCCAGCTACTGCTCCTTCACcgaaatgaaagaatgaagagcAATGATCATTTCAGTCCACCACCCTTGTCCTGAAGGACCAAGGCATGCAAAATGTCTGGGTGTCTGCATTGTGTCCAGGCTGCAGACCACAGGGCCAGGGGATCATCAGGCCTCACTGATCTCTGCTATACTGgcagaaggggaaggggagatcCAGGACTGAGGGTGCTGGACCCAGGACCCTGTCACCACTCAGACCTGCATCCTTAGGTTTGGTTCCAGAAGTTTAACTAATCTTAACTCACAGATTTCTGGGACTTTTCCTCTTCAATAATCTTAGGAATCCTCTCAGGCAATTCATTCCTTTTAGAGAGAGGACTAATGCAGAAGTCCAAAGGGAAGAAATAATGATAGGAGTGGATGAAAGAACTATATATAGTATGGTCTTTTTATAGATGTTGGGCCCTCAAGAGCAAAGTCAGCATCTTCTTCATGAATGTAGTCTCAATGCCTAATTCTCCCCCTCAAACTTAGTGAGAAACCCAATAATAGTTTccttaaggaaataaaatcagacaGGTGAAAGGTAAGAAGATGCTGAAAGAAGCTGTTTGAGGCTGACTGATGAAGCTGCCCACAGCAATGACTATCCAAAGAAGTGGTAATGTGAGTTCCAACTTGACTCTTCTTGAGCACATGGACTTTTGAGACAGGCTAGATCCCTCTGAGTTGCTTGATGACAGTAACAGAGCTTGGGATTTCCAAGCTGTTAATACCAAGCTCTTTAGTGAagggaaaaagcaagaaatgTTAGTTTGAAACTGTAGAAATTAGTCCACATTTACTCATTAGTTTAAAAAATTGGTCAAATGCTGCTAAAATCCTGCAGCATTTGGAGTAAAGAAACACCTTTttgggataaagaaaaaaaaaaactatcatgcTGCCTTCTCTAGGAACACTGTGTTTATAGGGAGGAAGGATTTGGAATTAGCTGTGAAAGCAATTTCAGCAATTTAATAAGTATATTTAACTTACCTAAAAATACATTTGTATAAAGAAATGGCTCTTTTTGAAAGAACTAAACACAACggagaaaaaaaacaactgtTTTCTATGATCCTCTCTCTATTAAGTCTTCTCTTTTGGGTCTCCCAAATCtatgatttctttcaaaaggataTGTATTCAAACATTtcataaactgattttttttaaatgttaattctcTTAGTTATGTGCACTTATTTCACATTTACgatgtttaaatttatttgtctttttttaataaaaataatagctacaAGAGTTACTGATTTGGATTGTTTCATGTACAGACTGAtaacttacatgtatatatgtttataacatTCATAGAAAAACATATTTGAGTATAATTCCTAGTCCTTCTACAAATATTACCCATCTTTATCtttggaaatattaaaaataatatttttgcatttttaaaagtattttgtcaTTTAAACTTCCTTACATTTTTTGATGTAGTTGGGAAAAGCATAGAGAGAATCACAGAGTGGGCAGAAACATTGGAGTTTCTCtagtttatttcttaaatttttgagaTAGAAGAATTAAGGCTCAATGATGTTAAATGACCCAGACAAGATCATTCTTAGTACATTTGGGATGTTTTAACAGACTTTCTTAGATTGGGTAAggtataaacaatagaaatttactgCTCATAGTCCTACATagtgggaagtccaagattaaggcacCAGCAGATCtgatgtctggtgagggcctagTCTGCTCCAAAGAGTGTGACTTCTTGCTCCATACTCACATGATGGAAACAGAAGGGGGGCTCCCTCAAGCATCTTTGATAAGAACACCAATCCAATTCAGAAGGGCCCTTCTGTTATGACCCAATTATCCCCTGAAGTCTCCACCCCTTAATACCACCACAGTGAGgattagatttcaacatatgaattttgaatgTACATAAACATGTATACTAAAGCAATCACAAATCTTGTTCACTGCAAAACCAGGATTTGAACACTGGCCTGATAAATCCTAATCTGTCTCTCCTTTGACTATTCTGTCATACTCAATCATTTTGGTAAGACTTGAAACAAAACTATATATATTGATAACCACATATGTTCATTCAAATCTGTGTGGCTTATAGCTATATTGCCTATAATATCTTGACACACAAAAATTAGGGCTATCTTTGCAAAGTTTGATATGATGCTTTAAATTATCACATAGCCATTTCCTTCTCTCTATAATTTtggaaatcaaaataataaactttcctattagAAACAGTACAGGGCAATGGCTCCAGAGTTAGGTTTTCTTGAAAAAGCTATTCAAATTCTCTGGAtgtcagtttcctcaactgtaagGTGGAAGTCATGCTGTTTCCTACTTGAGAGGGATGACTAAATGGTAGAATACATGTAAAGGACTTAAAAAAGAACTTTGCACTGTTAATCAGTTTAGATTCAAAAATAGTAAAAGTGCTTTATTTGCGGGCCTTAGAAATGGCAATTCAGCAGAGGTCTGAATCAGTGTTCTCAAAGGTGATAGGGAAAGTATGGATTTATgttggaaaaaaattattaaattattacaaTCATATGTAATCCAATAGAAATGtccataaaacaaaaatctggtaACTTCCTGATGCTTATCTAGAGTCTCTGGGCACAAGGTAACTATCTGGTCATTCTAGAAATTTACAGGCAAAGGGTGGAAATGACAAAAGTTCACATTCTTATTTAGGAATCAGTTTAAAACTGCATAAGCCCAATGGCCTCCTCACTTTATTCAGAAAAACTCTTTCAAGTTGCTTTTATAATGAgtgtccttttatttttgtagCCCATGGCAATTTCTCAATAAATCTGAGCAATTATCCATTGAGGGAGACAAGGTGGCAAGATGGTAGGCTCAAGTTAAGAACAACCTATCTCAGACTTTTTCTGTTAATCATGGACAAGCTAGTTAACTATTCTGGGACCCccttttctcacttttaaaatgaaatgaaaatggtaATTGTTCTACAGGGTtgttgtaaaattttaaaagatagtacTTGTAAAGTACTTAGGATCCCAACAGAGCTATTATCCTGATAGAGACAGACTGCTTTACAACTTAGAAAAAAGGTCAAAGTCAAAATGGTAGGAAGAAGTAAAAGTTTCTGCCTGAGGAGCCCCAGCCAAATTGAAGTTCCATCCTTTCTGAAGCAGCAAAAATGAAAACCTGTGAGCTCTCCAGGTCTATGCCAATAAAAGGTGAAATCCCAATGGAAACAATTTTAGTTGAAATCTATATTATTTCTTCTCATGAGAATCTCTTCTGGCTCAGGGTAGTCCTCACATTGctgcaaaaaattaaatttaaccaGAGCTTTGAGCATCACTGTTAACAAATAGATTCCATCACTGTTTTCAGGATAAAATCCTAATCCTGTGATGACACATGAGGCCTGTCATGGTCTGAGCTCTGATTACCTCTCTAGcttcttatctttctcttcttctaaCCCCAGAGTCCATTGAATGTGGAGACTGGTTATAAGATTTAAGGGAGGATTTTGTGTGTTCCATTCCTAGAATGCTTTAATCAGAATACCACGTCTTTCATCCTACAAGAGATTTGACTATGATTAGAAACTGGGTTAATCAATCAGCAGTAGTTGAATTCTTTAAAGTGAGGCCAGTACATAAGAGTAACAAACACTGAGTTTACGAtaatgaaaagagagaaacaggaataTAATTGAGGAAATACACTGAGGGAGACTCAAACTATATCTGCAGTGTTTCATTTCTTAACATAAATCTGAgttacaaatattaaatattgttaaaatatataaaactggAAGAAGGCTATGCAGGAGTTAATTATATTCTTGTAGGCATGTGAAATGCTTGCTTGTTAACAACTGAAAGGCATCCTTATACACAACCTGCTTTTATGTCTATTATCAGAAAAGTTTGAGACTAGTCTAAAGTGACACAGTGTGCAGAGTCACAGTCATTGATAGGCATTTAGTGATTGAGACAATGATTTCAGTCCTCTTACCAAGCTATGTGCCTACTTTCTGGTTATAAAcctggactacatttcccagagaTCCTTGCAATCAAGTGTATCTGTGTTCTTGTCAAAGGAATTTGAGCAGAAGTACTATAAGAAATTTTCACACTTGGCCCATAAAACCCTTCCATAAGTAAATATGTACTCTCTCCTTTTATCAGCAGGATGTCAACATCCAGGATGATCTTGAAAGTTTTGTGGTG is a window encoding:
- the Fshb gene encoding follitropin subunit beta: MKSVLFCSLLCCWRAICCSGCELINITIAVEKEECRFCISINTTWCAGYCFTRDLVYKDPARPNTQKTCTFKELVYETVRLPGCAHHADSLYTYPVATECHCGKCDSYSTDCTVRGLGPSYCSFTEMKE